One part of the Patescibacteria group bacterium genome encodes these proteins:
- a CDS encoding ThiF family adenylyltransferase: MWRLFTKNDKAEKSLMTHVYIPKFKPIVQYHRFNEQLYFKAAGKAKAIADPSGFIYSLCQLIDGKKSVELIKSTLKNQYPQEVNYLEEALRVFDENYLLEDAFLSMPAALTDYDAKRWSRNIELFGLYSKINENKYAHQLRLKTIKVALFGLGGLGSHILYDLVAIGVQNIRAVDYDKVELSNLNRQILYNETDLGTSKTEAAKKRIDQFLPSNNITFINKKITSEHDIGLIIKDCEIAICVADKPKKEMLGWLNAACVKHKVIFINGGVDVNRALYTTVSPGETGCIECWKSNVAQKDSLAHELLQLEPAEDSPDAPAVVNFVSLLTGLMLTEFLKIATKISRPQALGRLMSVDFDTVQIVEAESWEKNPECLVCGAH, translated from the coding sequence GTGTGGCGCCTTTTTACTAAAAATGACAAGGCGGAGAAAAGCCTCATGACTCATGTTTATATACCAAAATTTAAACCGATTGTCCAATACCATCGCTTTAATGAGCAACTTTATTTTAAAGCCGCTGGAAAAGCTAAAGCCATTGCAGATCCCTCGGGGTTTATTTACTCACTTTGTCAGCTTATTGATGGTAAAAAAAGTGTGGAATTAATAAAAAGCACCTTGAAAAATCAATACCCTCAAGAAGTTAATTACCTCGAAGAGGCGCTTAGGGTTTTTGATGAAAATTATTTATTGGAAGATGCTTTTTTGAGTATGCCAGCAGCCCTTACGGATTATGATGCTAAGCGATGGAGTAGGAATATAGAGCTTTTCGGTCTTTACAGCAAGATAAATGAAAATAAGTATGCTCATCAATTACGATTAAAAACTATTAAAGTCGCCCTTTTCGGACTAGGTGGTTTGGGTTCTCATATTCTCTATGATTTAGTCGCTATAGGAGTTCAAAACATCCGCGCTGTTGACTATGATAAGGTAGAGCTTTCTAATTTAAATCGTCAAATTCTTTATAATGAAACTGATTTGGGTACCTCTAAGACTGAAGCTGCAAAAAAACGTATTGATCAGTTTCTTCCAAGCAATAATATTACTTTTATAAATAAAAAAATTACCTCTGAACATGATATAGGATTAATTATCAAGGATTGTGAAATTGCTATTTGTGTAGCAGATAAGCCTAAAAAGGAGATGTTGGGTTGGCTTAATGCTGCTTGTGTAAAGCATAAAGTAATTTTCATTAATGGAGGGGTTGATGTTAACCGAGCATTGTATACTACAGTTTCGCCAGGTGAAACTGGATGCATTGAATGCTGGAAAAGCAATGTGGCACAAAAAGATTCTTTGGCTCACGAACTATTGCAATTAGAGCCGGCAGAGGATTCACCAGATGCGCCAGCAGTGGTCAATTTTGTATCATTACTGACGGGCTTAATGCTCACAGAGTTTTTAAAAATCGCAACCAAAATTTCCCGACCGCAGGCATTAGGTCGTTTAATGTCAGTAGATTTTGATACGGTTCAAATAGTAGAAGCGGAAAGTTGGGAAAAAAATCCCGAGTGTTTAGTGTGCGGAGCACATTAG